In Littorina saxatilis isolate snail1 linkage group LG8, US_GU_Lsax_2.0, whole genome shotgun sequence, a single genomic region encodes these proteins:
- the LOC138974426 gene encoding uncharacterized protein yields MAARNNQQEGTDDWRRIVTSLYPDAATRTYCVPPVHFNRVPYVRDVVPGTGLSMHVLQPRPSARLRHTALSTKPEGWSVPQHMWSEEPGPHLPPVGMQDSDLQDDFSQNHVMQNLHELGDRRHEAMFVLSQLQFGSYLNQPAYAAAAAHLPRPKDLPQDRQGDFDFLLIHRQHGILIGELKSVGKTKGATNQTVAKKVKQAVKQLDKSEIMMRHLVSDIGPCLTVRKTIFLPYVSSAQLKQVLANDEQLEQAVCQSLGAANSAEAVQLCCCSDQLSQPTSYWHVTPAVISKLSTWWQHRMACTVDTRLTDQLYLDIVARFVGPATTVSVPCYNNVRVEVRTAGQAVAELGRRLALLVLTLQQLGLLNRDPPRVCITGAPGTGKTVVLVLQGVRWLREGHDVHVLSTGYHTRAVSTSITQQLGMSLSAGPKPSLTPGSVSYHQYDFQNREEDVEKAVTDLVACMNNGHLYVLLDEAYFASSTMSPFCVTHL; encoded by the exons ATGGCGGCCAGAAATAATCAACAAGAGGGTACTGACGACTGGCGGCGCATCGTGACGTCACTCTACCCTGATGCTGCCACCCGTACCTACTGTGTGCCGCCGGTACATTTTAACAGAGTGCCCTACGTCAGGGATGTTGTACCCGGTACCGGTCTGTCCATGCATGTGCTACAGCCACGACCTAGTGCCCGGTTGCGCCACACAGCTCTCAGTACCAAGCCTGAGGGATGGTCAGTACCGCAGCATATGTGGTCCGAGGAACCAGGGCCACATCTCCCTCCAGTAGGAATGCAGGACAGCGACCTACAGGACGACTTTTCCCAGAACCACGTGATGCAAAACCTGCATGAGCTTGGCGACCGTCGTCACGAGGCAATGTTCGTCCTGTCTCAGCTACAGTTCGGCAGTTACCTCAACCAGCCTGCCTACGCCGCGGCCGCTGCACATCTCCCACGACCCAAAGACTTACCACAAGATCGTCAGGGCGATTTTGACTTTCTGTTGATCCACCGCCAGCACGGCATTCTGATCGGAGAGCTCAAGTCTGTGGGGAAAACCAAGGGTGCCACTAACCAGACTGTGGCCAAGAAGGTTAAGCAAGCGGTCAAGCAACTGGACAAGTCGGAGATAATGATGAGGCACCTTGTGAGTGACATCGGACCATGCCTGACTGTCAGGAAAACTATCTTCctgccttacgtcagcagtgCTCAGTTAAAGCAAGTCTTGGCCAACGATGAACAGCTCGAACag GCGGTGTGTCAGAGCCTGGGTGCAGCCAATTCAGCAGAGGCCGTACAGCTGTGCTGTTGCTCTGACCAACTGTCCCAGCCTACATCGTACTGGCACGTGACACCCGCCGTGATATCGAAGCTGAGCACCTGGTGGCAACACAGAATGGCCTGTACTGTGGACACTCGGCTCACTGATCAACTTTACCTGGATATCGTGGCCAG GTTTGTTGGTCCGGCCACCACAGTGTCTGTCCCCTGCTACAACAACGTACGTGTGGAGGTGCGGACTGCAGGACAGGCGGTGGCGGAACTGGGGCGGAGGCTGGCACTTCTGGTTCTGACCCTGCAACAGCTCGGGCTGCTGAACAGAGACCCGCCACGAGTCTGCATTACGGGAGCGCCAGGAACAG GTAAGACGGTGGTGTTGGTGCTGCAGGGGGTGAGGTGGCTGCGAGAGGGGCACGATGTGCACGTCCTCTCAACAGGCTACCACACCCGGGCCGTCAGCACATCCATCACACAACAGCTGGGGATGTCTCTGAGCGCGGGCCCGAAGCCTTCCCTGACACCAGGTAGCGTGTCGTACCACCAATATGATTTCCAGAACAGGGAGGAAGACGTTGAGAAGGCTGTCACCGACCTCGTGGCGTGCATGAACAACGGCCACCTCTACGTCTTGCTTGACGAGGCGTACTTTGCAAGCAG caccatgtctccattctgtgtcacacatctctaa